Genomic window (Cololabis saira isolate AMF1-May2022 chromosome 10, fColSai1.1, whole genome shotgun sequence):
gcagaatgacaatgaaacaaaggaagcatactgattttaaggcataaaggatgattcattcttatgATTCTAgtaaacaaaaacatctttaaggtcagtgttaatctttttgGAGCAGACTACCAGTCTGTACATTTAGTACAGGCTGGCAAAATATAGCCAAGGCTATATTTTGACCCTCacagcagttttggtttaatcaagtggccaagGCTAAGTTTTCCGTCACAGGTGCATTATTTTCAAACAAGAGTATTTTTCTAGGACTTCAAGCTTTTAATGTGATAGGAAAAATTTGACTTCTTTTGTTTTGGATGATCCGACCGTCTATTTGAAGACATGGTTAACATTTCCTGCTGGAAATGCAACCACAACGAGGGAAGAATTATACAAAAGGAATGAAAGCAAGCTACCAAACAGTAACTAACAGAATCAAAGTAAGGAGAAAAAGATGGATctagtgaaaaaataaaaaaaatttatattAAAAGAAACATTAATAATTAAAACCCCAAAAAGCGGAAGTGGATGGCATAAATTCACAAAAGCAGTACAGAGAATAAAAGAAATTAAGATTCAGACTAACCACAAATGCTGAAATTACCCACCACAACATGTCAAATGACCTCAGAGAGAACGAAAACACCCAACAGACAACTCACAAAGGCACAAAATGACCAGCAGGAAGTGAGCTGCTGGAATTTAGAGGAAGATGAACATAAATAGATACATGAGCAGAACCTAAAAACAACAGAAGCACCATTGAATAAAAAATGGCAATAGAAATTACATTCTGAAGGGTtaccataaaaaaaatattgaaaagatGAACctctttaaaaacataaataaataccacaAAGATTCAAAAAAATTATCCAAAAAATGATCACACAGacatgcatgaaaaaaaaaaaaaatcaggaaagACTACAGAGATGACAAAGACTCAAAATTCACAAGATTCATCTGCTGTTTTGTCCCTTTAAGTCAATCTACCAGACACTCAGGTTGTAACTTACAAACTGGAGTTGGATGCCATTTAGGACGGATCTCGTACAGAGGATGAGAGAGGTGAGGCAGGCGAGGATGACCACGGAATCAAATGACAAGATGAGATAATCGGTCTTCCCAGCTGGAAATCAGGTCCACAGACAGAAGGGCAGTAATGTTAAATTcatctttcttttgtttgctgctGTTTCTAAAATGCATTCTTGTCTATTTTCTAAATTCTGTGTTGGAGGTGTTACGTGATGTACAATGGTATTATGGTGACCCCTGCTGGTCACAGCAGCCATCACAGTTTAAGATGTTTCATTTGTTGGTGTTAGTTGTGGGGGCAGTTTAGTGCTAAAGTTTGAGACTTACACTTGCCTTCCACGTTCCAGTCTCTGCATTCATAAATCCTGACTTCATTTTTGATGTCAACATTTATCTTTCCGCTCTGTGCATGATTATCAAATGTTATCTGTGTGAAAAAAGAATTTAGTTAGGTACATACAGTAGCTTGTCACTTTTCCTCATTCATTTGTTAAAAGATCCGACATGCTAAACTTTAGGTTTAACAGTTCATATAATTGGTTACTGACAAGTATATGGAAGTCATAACAATCTGGTAGCTCGTGGTGCCGCACAGTCTGCAGATTGATGGTTTTCAGAGTGAGGTAGATGTTTACTGATAGCAGCCTGGAAACACAAACCTAAATTAGCAGCCCGCAGTCTTATCGCCCAACATGAAACCAGTATTTTCATTTTAGTCACTTACCTTTTGAAGTGTAAAGAGAAGTTGGCATCTGTTGCCCAACTACTGCTGTCCACTGACTTTTCAGGGTATATGGAAATACAATCTGAGGAAGAAGAATGTGTTCAAATGCAGCTATTCTTCATTGATGGCATAGCACGAATCCCTATAAATATTCAGTTTCCTCTTTTCATGTCACATGGAAGTAGCTGGTGTGATTATTTTCCATTTTGCCAATGAATCAGCGTTTATAAATCTGTCTTGTCTGAAGTATTAAACATGGACACGAATTAGACAGAATTTGCGTCCATTTTTcaaagtgtgtgtttttgtacCTTTTTCAATATGTGGATCAATGTCGAAGGTGTCGTTCCCAGGATCAATGCTGCtgtttctgtaaagcacttgaCAGATGGACAGGGGCGTGTACTGGCTATCGACCCTCTCATATGCAAGATTACCTATTGTCAGGTTCTGGAGATTGGTGTACTGAAAGAAGAAGACTTACTTAGTGCAACACAAACATAAATTAAATGCCTTTAGCTTTCTACGTCACTGAAGTCTTTTATTTATACCCTGTTGATGAGGTATTGGATGTGATCATACAGATCTGTTTTTGTGTACAGGGAATAGCTTCCTTCCCAGTGTTCCTTGTGTCCTTTGAGGAAAAGATGCCTGAACGTCATCAGATTTTCCTCTTTGAACGTGACCATCATTTCGTTGCTCAGGCCAAAAGAGactaactgaaaaattgggACAAGACAGTTAACTGCTTTTTTGCACATTCCCACTCAGTGAAAAATCAAGTGGATGCTTCAAGCTACCTGGACCGTGATGATTGCAATTTTTAATATCTGTAACATCAGTTTCCATGGTTTTCGGCCCCTGGCTCTGTACTTCTCGCACGGGTTCATAAAGAAGTACTTGAGCCTCCGTCTGAAATCCTCCACCTCCTTTGGCTCCAGGGCGTGAGCGCTCCATCTGCAGTGGTCGGTCAACCTCCTCTCCCCCGACCTTGcacccagcagcagctcagatTCCTCCATTCAACTCAGCTGTTAGAAAGAGCTGGCAGCCAAGCGCTCACTGGAAATCAGGCATCTAAATGTGGTGCTGAAAACATTCAGTCATTCCAGTCATTCTGATGTTTATCAAACTGGTTCTCCTGCATACTTTCACTCGGGGTTATTGTCTTCTAGTGTGACTTAATTCTACACTACAGTGCTACATAATTATGCAACAATAAGCTATAATATTCTTAAAGACCATAGAAACGTCTTTAATGTGGTTGTTAGTCCCACCGTTAGTTATTGCAGCAGAAATTGTCATATTAATCATACATTAATGAAGCAATTTCAGTCACTTACAGTATCAAATAAATGACTTAATATGCCATCATACTGTTAAATAGATTTGCTTTTGTTAGTATAAAATCATACGAGTAAACACAAATGAATAACAATCATTCAGTTATATAGTCATTGTTATTTTTCTAATTGCAGTGTAATTATGTCATAGGCTACAGTATGATACAAATATATAATGATCACTTCACAAACTACTTTAAACTTTATATCCAATCCCACTTGTATATGTATGTAGAAATGATAGTTATAAATGAGTTACCTGTTGTACAGTATGTCAGTGATTCAGTGATCCTCAGAGCAGCCGTCCAGCTCTCAGGGCTTCTGTGCAGATTATGAAGACCAGGTGTTCAGTCTGTCAGCACAGCAGCCTTCAGCCACAATGACTGTCATTCCTCTGTGTCATTCTAGGCTTTTCCAGTTTctccaaaacaaaacagttactCACTCTCCACAGCGAAGACGGTCATATACGCTGAGAGGCTCCCGCAGAGTGTAAGCCACTTCACTTTGAACTCCTACTGCATAAAACACTGCAGCCTAAATTATGATATTTGtgaaacattttaatttaaagcTGAAGATCTACACATTGATAACATCTTGGTAGTTTTATTTCAAATTCATTGTGTTGGTGTATAAAGGCCATAAAGGTCATTGTCCAAATtcatttttttggttgtttaacAAATAAGGTTGTTTTACTGATAAATGCTTACtgagcccttttttttttttaaatataacaaaatacaaCTAAATTggaaatgtaataatatattgtgtatcacaaaaaaagaaaatggaaaaaaacaagaactcaGAGATGAcaagcaaacaaagaaaatacaaaaggtTAAATATCACAGAACCTCGTTTTTGAGATTTTTCTTCCAtttcttgcatttttttttgtattagctGAAATGTTATTGTGTTGTTATATTTTATGACAATCTCATggatttgcttttattttgtgatttttcccAAAATAGTAAAGCATATTTGGCCTGAACTGGCCTGAATATCCCCCAGTATTGGCCCACATCttttatttaattacattttttttcataacacTGTCTCAAAAGCCAATTTGACCCACTTCATGAACTCTGGCATGTCTGGCTTACACACAGTTTGCCAGTGCTACAACTGGGTCACAGGTGCCAAAAGCAGCCCAGATTAGGCCCACATGTGTCTGCTACCTGGACTGGTTGTCCAATGTCATGTTAGTCACTTGATTGACATCACACCACACAGTCACTCCTGAAAAGATAAAACAGACAACagctgatttttttctttctttatatataAAACCTTTACTTTCGAACAGGTACATGATCATTGACTGAAAACATAAGCAGGACATagtttgtgtttgtgcgtgcTGTTTTGTCATTCAAGACTCACAGCGTCAAAACCTGAAGCAAATTCTTGTTAACTTAATGCAAAGAATAAGATGGAAAATGTAATCTGAATCTTCAAATTCAATACACATGAGTTCAAGTAGTCATTCCAGTGTACAAACTAAATTGCGGCAACTGTATTTTCTCACCTTGTGAAAACAATAACACCTTTGGTGATTCATATTTTCTGAGCTTAAGACTTAGCAGGATGGAAACCATGACACATTCTGGGCACTGCCATAATGTGACTGATTActatcaaaaatgtaatttttcccAAGTCACATACACATACTGAAAGTCTTTGTACTGTGTTTGACATAATTTCAGAACAAAATGTTGTTTTACTTTATAAATGCTGCATTATTCAGTTACAATCAATATGCCACCCCCCCAAGTCCAATGTTGACATCATATCAAAATAAGGTGATCATTTGCCAAAATAAGGTAATAATTTGCCAACAATATCAAAAACTATCAAACCTTATTTAACTAAGtaagtaaaatgtatttatgtagTACTTTTCTCAGAGAATGCTCACAAAGTGTTTCACATTATGTGACAAAGTGTCCCTCTTCTATCTTGAAAATATTGACAGGTATAGTGAGAAAAATGATGTAGCAGTCTCTCACAAACAGACAAATCAATGGCATAAGTAACATCACGCATAGCCTGGCCAGACACCTTCATTACTAGactaataacaacaaaaaacatccaATCCAGTGGAAAACGAACGCTGGAGAATTTCATTTTGCAGTAACAACCTGTTTATCCAAACAGTTTTTAATAATTGACCATTggtcagccttctgattggtccctgactgatcAATCAGAAAAATCCTTCTCCTTGCTACATCTGGGGCAGGATATCCGGTAGGACAAAATAcccgtctctctcgttcacatcaatggaaaaagcgtagtttttacttgccttgtatccaaatttaaatcactggattatctTTTAAAACCTTTATATTAGTAAAAAGGAACACACTGCGCACAGGGTAGTGAGGGTGCAGCGTAtcttttatccccaaactggcagaaaaaTGATCCGTTTTaccaaaacaaagtcggctATCTTACAATGGTTAAGCGGTGTGCTTGGGGCACTTGTAAAAgacacattagctacccagagACGATCATAGGAATACATTTTACCCCAAAACCAACGgtaaatcatgaaaaatgtctgctttggataaagctatGTGGACGGCCACACTCACAGTTCAACTCTTCCACCAtgctatcagctaaactaatcaaaagaTCTAGTTTTTGCCGAAAACCTCAGTTTTTTAAACTCAGTACACGGTACccgaagtgttcctttttatttatatctagttgctgttgattttctttggtacattcattagaaataaagtgatgtaaaaccctgtttttacaatggtagtggacgggagagatgacagttGTGTCCGACCTAGCAACAGGAGtggggcttgacaaagggtcaattctgCAGCCattcttgtttgttttgaatAGTGGCTCTTGgacggccccccccccccctgccagTCATAACATAAAGCCCATCGCCGTCTCCTTCCAACTGGTTTGGTACATTTCGTACCGATGCAAATGGCTGCAAGTTCGCCGGGTACAAGACCAATTATACGAGAGACAGTTTTCACAAAGTAATGGATATGGCTGGCTAGACTACACCAGACAATGAGAGTGTTTGTTATTTTGAGTGGTTCTGTCAGTGTGTCCCTTTAACTGCATGAGAACTGTCTTGATGAGACATAAACTTAAAAGATGTTCCTGTGTGATGTTGGAGTGAGCGAGCGTGACCGGAGGGGCTGGAAATTTGGGTCCCCGCCACTGCTGGTGCACCCTGATGCTGTGCCCTCTATGTTGGATGGGGGCTCCGCCACTGCCTCATCCGGTAGCGGAGGAGCTCCCGGGTCTCCTGGCTTGGGAAGGCTGGATGAGGTTGTGGAGGAAGCTATGCTGATGCTAGCACCAGCCATGGAGGGCAGGTCCTCGCACTTCTGTAACGATGGCACGTTGAGTGAACCCGCAATGTCCGACGTGGAAGGGCTTCGCTCTCCATCTGGGTGGAACAGGAGGGTGGAGTTGTTTGAAAATGTAGGGAGGTCGGTGGTTGTTGTCGTTGGGCTACAGGTGCTGTCAGATGATGAACTGGAGGCTGCTGCAGCTGAGAGACCAAACAAGGGGAGCAGTGAGAATTACGTCACTGATCTCATAAACACAAAAAGACCTTGCGATGAACCTTACTAACCTCTGAGAGACTCAATCCTTTCATTTTTGGCCTTTTGCACCTCATCTGTGATCTTGGCGATGATAAAGTTTTGCGTGCGCGTCTCCCGGATGGATTCGATCAAGGCGTCCAGGCCACGTGGGTTTTCGGCCAGATGGTCCAGCAGCGCGGCCGTCCTCTTGCCCTGCGTGCTCCAGCAGCTGATCTCCTCGGCATCGTCTCGTGACAGGATCCTTCGGGAACGCAGGAAGTCCAGGTGGCGATCTGCTCTGATCTTGTCGCGGAGGTAGTGCCTCATCCTGGTCAGCACCTGTATTTCCACAGAGATAACAGAGTaacaccctaaccctactttCTCTCAGaatgtgggtttttttctttctctcaaaCCCAGGTAGGGTGTAAAAGCACGTAGCCTGCTCTTAATTACTCATATTGTCCAACCAGGTATTCACCTCTCATTACACATTAGATTAAACACAGTAAACCTCCCGCCTGTTGTGTAGTGtggttagggttgccacctttcagaaatagaaaataagggacgccccgatttcagcagcgcaggagccaaaaaaaagccctaaaacttctaaactgagtaaaaatgtgtttattttatatgaaaaaacagaatgctttgatttaaagtttaaagtgctttaatagcattgaacttgcatgactgtacagacagccaaccatactagcaactgaaatagcctcctatgctacgtatgtccatatcagcccagatgtaatatagcctacaggtgaagaatatggtgtaaaagttaatttatttcaataattcaactagaatatggtgtaaaagttaatttatttcaataattcaactagaatatggtgtaaaagttaatttatttcaataattcaactagaatatggtgtaaaagttaatttatttcaataattcaactagaatatggtgtaaaagttaatttatttcaataattcaactagaatatggtgtaaaggttgatttatttcaataattcaactagaatatggtgtaaaagttaacttatttcaataattcaactagaatatggtgtaaaagttaacttatttcaataattcaactagaatatggtgtaaaagttaattcatttcaataattcaactagaatatggtgtaaaagttaatgaaaatacggtacaaatcgtgtctcgtattagttcaatacgggacgcgacaggacaattccgtattttacgggacgggtggcaaccctaaagtGTGGTGGACTGAGCGTTGATGTTGGGCGAAGGGAGGATGTGGGGAGGTATTTCCTCCTTTAATAGAATAGGCCTTAACCTCAAACACAAAGGTTGTTTAAGTAAAACTGTTTCCACGTACCTGacctttaataaaaaatatagtgCATTTCCACAATGGCTGAATTGCAATACTCACATCTTTCTTAATTTCTGCCATTTCGTCTTCAGTGAGGTGAGGAGCATCCATCTCTCACCCGCGGAGTGAAAATCCAGGTGTTCCGCTCGAAGAAGCCCGAATAAGATCCGCCCCAGACTCGCAATAGTGAAATAAACTACATCAACACGCTAAATGTGAGCTTCGAAGACCGTGTTAACTCATTGTTTTGTATCCTTTAACGGCGTCGTGTCCACAGTTCATTCAACTTTTGTGTCTCAATCACGGGAAAAATGCCCGGACTTCCTGATTGTGTCGAGGTTCAACTGCGTCGACGGCACAAGGGAGAAGTTCTCACAGCACGGTCGTAATTTCACTCCTCCTTCTACTGCACCTTTGGtttctgtggagaaaaaaaccccaacaacttTGCACAGAAGCTGGTTTTACTTTCGGGTCACGAAAAATAGGTCAGACGCCTTAACTTTCCTCGCGTTTGATGCCTCTGTGTAGTTCTTTCGCTTTGTAGTTTTGAACCAAAGTGAAGCCGTGTTTTCATGTTTCTCCACTGGGTGGCGCTGTGGGACCTCCTCAAACTCACCTACCACACCATGATGGCAGGGCTCAAGTTATCTACACACCAATCCATTATTCATTAAATCCAAAATAATAACATTGTTCGATATTGCAGAGTTACGGACTGCACAAATAATATGCAAAGCCAGAAATAACTCTTTACCCAGACAAATACAGCAAATGTTTCAGGAAAGACAGGGGAGATATGAATTAAGGGaaccaattaattttaaattacAGTCATGTAGAACTACAAGAAAATATTTTGCATTTCAAACAGTGGAGTGAGGCTATGGAACAGTCTGAGTAAGGAGCTGAAACAATGTCCAACCATCTACAGgttcaaaagcaaatacaaagaaaagatttttgccaaatacagggaagaggagacatgaggtagtgattgtGTGGGGGTTTCAGCATAATGTACGTATATTTAATGGTATATATAAtgattattatattgtttatgataagatgtgtgtatatatgtatatatatatatatatatatatatatatatatatatatatatatatatatatatatatatatatatattgctctTGCTATTGCTCTGGTAATAACAGGTATAATTTTTTGATAAAGCAAagcttgctgttttattttttcttatttttattttcaagcaaaattgaaatagaaacaaggggtagAACCCAATacgttttttacttcctcctactccttttcaggcatgaaggtttatttccctttgattttgtttaatgattttatttgtattcttttttgtcttgtgaaattgttttttttttgttttttttgtatgctcgaaataaagatttcaatcaaccaatcaaaagttttGAAGTTTGTTTGGAGTGAgatgtatttaattatttacattttgggGAGGGTTATCTCTCCCTCCCAGTGTCCCATTGACTGCAGGTTCTTCAGAAAGAACAAATTACACTATGTCAAATACACtgttttattaattatataACAAAGGAAAACACCGTAGTGGCCATTGTGTCTTCACAATATTTATTCTATATTAAATAATTTGTctgtagtaagtaagtaagtaaattaAATGTCTGGTCCACACATTAAATTTTTTTTGATTGGCTAAGAGATTCTATTTTCTCATTGGCTGATTGGTTggtaactccagacagctgctctgagctgagTGCGAGTTAAATTCTCAGCGTGAAaaatgccatgtgtggcgtGAGACCGATTGAATTTATTGAAATGCGTGAGTCTCACGCTCAATGCGTGTGACTTGAGAGCCCTGTGAGATGTACCGAACTGTGTCTCCGGGTCCATTACGTCCCAAATGTGGACTGTTGAGGTCATTGGAGTGCAGTTCAAGAACCCAGTCGGATATTATTTGAGCTTTTATGACATGGTgcattatcctgctggaagtagccatcagaagataTGTTCAACATGGTTGTGGTGTTTAGGTGATGCTCAGTTGGTGCTAAGGGGCCCAAAACTATTTCCAGAAATTGTCTCCCACACCATTACACCGCCACCTTTAAGACTGCactgttgatacaaggcaggactGATCCACACCTTTTAATACAACACATTTTTATCTGAATGTTAAACTGAAATTGAGATTaatcagaccaggcaacgtttttctgATCTTCTGTAGTTCAATTATGATGagcctgtgtgaattgtagcctcagtttcctgttcaaCAATAGGGTGGTGTGGTCTGCTGTCGTTGTACCCAGGTCATCTCCCTGGGCTCTCACACGAGGATCATCGAGGAGCAAAAAACTGCCCAAAAACTCTTCCTTTTGGCATCATTTCTCTTCCGCTCTACATACTTGACCTCTCCTCTTCAGCTCATCCTAAACCTTTAGCTTTCTTGTCCCTTTAAAGCTCAATCTGCTGCTTCTAGTATCTAAACACATGCCTGTTGTCATGGATCGTTGTTTTAACAAGTATCTTAATTAGCCAGAATCAACAGTGCATATCCTCCAGGTAGAACAGCATCCAAAACAGCGTGCAAAAATCTTTCAATAATCATAGTTTAAACACATAAAAGCCCAGTAAAAAGACCAAATGTGACAGATTAATTTcagttaaattcaattttatctgtATAgggtctattacaatacaaatggTCTCTAGTCCCTTTCCAGAAAACCAGAGCAtgaccctgagcaattattacataatggcaggtaaaaactcacaatgcaggagaaaaaccttaagccaaacagtggcaaggaaaaactcccctttaagagggaagaaaccctgagcaggaccaggctcataaggggggaccctcctgctgagggccagggtagagcaggaaaagggagatagaaaagagaggatgaagaacagagagaggagagacacagatcAGCTGCAATAGGCTGTTAATCATGTGATCTATCATCACATGCCCTGCCATGTGCCAAAGTGTCTCTGGGCAAGAAACTGAACCCCACTTTGCCTCAGTTGCCCCAGCTACTCATCAGTCTAGTCCCAAGCCCTGATAAATGACGAGAGctgtgtcaggaagggcatccaATGTAAAacctacagtatatatatatatatatatatatatatatatatatatatatatatatatatatatatatatatatatatatatatatatatatatatatatatatatatatatatatatatatatatatatatatatatatatatataagttactATTCCTGAGCTTAGAAACAATGTGTCTCCAGACTGGAGCTTTTACCTCTCATAATTGATTTTACAGTCCAGCAATTTGTAGAGATTGTAGTGAGATGCTCCTTAAATGACACACGCTAAAAGGTCAGATTGTTAGTGAAGTGTTGTAACCTATAGGTGTAAAAACAAATGGTAAATGGCAACACACCATCAATAGAAACGGACGATAAAATGCCAACTTTTTCTCCGTAAATGCTTCATCACATTTGATACAATTTTTGCCAAACAGCACAATGAAGCAGTCTGAAAATAATGAacaaaggcaagtttatttctatagcagaATTCAACAATTCGATTcacagtgctttacaaatacattaaaacataCCTACAATGCATGATTCAAATTTTAAACaaataacaataattataataagataagttaataaaatacaataaaataaaataaaacagccaGCTGTGAGTTTCCCATTAACTCTGTACTGACTTATGAATGGCCTTGGCCATTTGGAATAACTTCTCATTACTATTTTCATGTGGTCTGTATGTATTTCTGAAGGCTGTATTACCAACAATCCTTCAGGAAAAATTAAGCTATATAGGGCATAGGAATAAGCCAAAACTGTGTGAATGGAACATCCAAACTCCTGTTTTAGATTCTCATGGTGCTTGTTATATGTCCAACGTTCTCTTTACCTAACATGGTTCTGCAAATTCTTTTCCTACAGCTTTGGTGGGAAAAGTTTCCACTCCAAACCACAATAGTCAGTGATTTCCAGGCCTCAGTGAGTGCACCAAGCTCACGCTTGATTACTCTTCATGTGGTTGAGCTGGCGCTGACTCAAAATGGCCTTTGTAACCTCAGTTAGATAAGGAGACAGATCCAGTCTGCTCTGCCTCTCTGTTCTTAAAGGTTCTGATGAAAGagaagacatttttttcttcctgatagttttctctttttgtttgatGTGGCTAGAGGAGGATGCTTTTCATCCAAATATTTCAAAGAAACCTGAGAGAAATATTGCATTCGGGCATGGTACAAGGTTCTTATCTTTCTCCTTTTTTAgatttgcatgttctccttcaGGCCGCACAAATAATCCTCTGGATTTGAATATTCCACGAGGCTCTTTCTTAAAAAAGACGATCAAAATCAGACATTAATCCAAAGCAAAATCCTTCTGGATCTTCTTAGGTGACAGAGTgaaatttcatcttttttactttaatacTAGCAAGGTCAGATAATACAAACAGCCCACACAGGCAACATGCAATAGTCTAAACACACCTTCAACAGTATTAGAAATTCAGTTGCTCATAGAAATATGTAGCTTTTCTTCAATATTTATGTCAGAACTTGCAGCACCCTGCTGTTGAATCCCATAAAGTACCGAGATTCATGTATAAGCTGATGCTGGAATATTTCATGTGTCAGTAATAAATGCGTGTCTTTTGTGTCCCACATAACCACATATGGTGTACCACCAGCAGATCAGGACATGGACACTTTTCCACATGGCTGTCATGAGAGGAGTGTAAGAAAGGTGCAGAGGACAGGAAACAAGTATATCCTGCTTACTTTCTGGAATAGCTGCAAAAACCTGCAACTTATCACTTTCCTCAACCACTATAGGAAGGTTACTAACAGACAATCGTATATGAAAAGTAAAACAGAGGGTAATAAATGCAACATttcataataaaaacaacataataacAATGGATTAATGCTAACCATGCTAATATATGTGTACAGAAATAACCCTCTTCTATTAAAACAGCACATTAAGTAATTCCTTATCAATAGATACCAACAACCCAAAGAACTAACTGCAACTAAAATACTGCACAC
Coding sequences:
- the LOC133451978 gene encoding mucolipin-3-like produces the protein MEESELLLGARSGERRLTDHCRWSAHALEPKEVEDFRRRLKYFFMNPCEKYRARGRKPWKLMLQILKIAIITVQLVSFGLSNEMMVTFKEENLMTFRHLFLKGHKEHWEGSYSLYTKTDLYDHIQYLINRYTNLQNLTIGNLAYERVDSQYTPLSICQVLYRNSSIDPGNDTFDIDPHIEKDCISIYPEKSVDSSSWATDANFSLHFKRLLSVNIYLTLKTINLQTVRHHELPDCYDFHILITFDNHAQSGKINVDIKNEVRIYECRDWNVEGKSGKTDYLILSFDSVVILACLTSLILCTRSVLNGIQLQFEYNVFSHVYFNKIVTWSDRMEFVNGWYILIIVSDTLTIAGSVLKIGIQTKFLTNYDVCSILLGTATMLVWVGVVRYLGFFKKYNILILTLSAAFPNVIRFSCCAAMIYLGYCFCGWIVLGPYHDKFRTLDKVTECLFSLINGDDMYATFLKMRNKNYMVWLFSRLYLYTFISLFIYMVLSLFIGLITDTYETIKHQQKDKEPVSQLQAFIAECRDQPESGRYQIDEDTSKCCASPCGCFG
- the bcl10 gene encoding B-cell lymphoma/leukemia 10; its protein translation is MDAPHLTEDEMAEIKKDVLTRMRHYLRDKIRADRHLDFLRSRRILSRDDAEEISCWSTQGKRTAALLDHLAENPRGLDALIESIRETRTQNFIIAKITDEVQKAKNERIESLRAAAASSSSSDSTCSPTTTTTDLPTFSNNSTLLFHPDGERSPSTSDIAGSLNVPSLQKCEDLPSMAGASISIASSTTSSSLPKPGDPGAPPLPDEAVAEPPSNIEGTASGCTSSGGDPNFQPLRSRSLTPTSHRNIF